GACCGCGAGCAACCCAAATTGCCCAGATCGCCAACCCCATGCTCACACCATGGGTAAACAGGCCCAAAATTGCCGTGGGTTTAGCCTCTTGCCCGGCCAAACCCACGGAAAACCCAACCCTGGACATCCCGTAAAGCCCCACCTGCCCGGCCAGCCACAAAGACCAGATGCTAAACAGGATATTCAGATCGCACAAAAATGTGAACCCCAGCACAGGGGGCAAAATTCGATAGGAGAACGGCGACAAATAACGCGACAATACAGCACCTCTGGGACCTCTGGGACCATAATAAGGGTCGAAAATCGCCAGCCTGGGAAAACCCGGCGTCCAGTATTCGATCAGATTCCACAACAAAGGGAGAGCAGCCACGGCAAACCCCACCCAGAACAGCCAGTTCCGCATAAAAGGCGGCCAGCCGCGCTTGCCGTCGAACCCCTCCGTCAAATCGAGCGGAACCTGTGCCAGTGGATACGTCAGCCGTTCGTGCCGAACCCACTGCTTCTGGAACACCGCCGTCAAACCCAGCCCAATAGCCGTCATCGCCAACCCGGCGGACATCGCCCAAAAGATCGGAGCTATCCACGCCCCCCACGGCACTGCCGCACCTTCCTCCAGCCCCAGAAAAAAGCCCTCTGTTACCCCTGGAAAATTCGAGGGAAACATCCACCAGGGCAAATAGTCAAAAATCAACTCCTGCCACCGGTTCTCGGGCGACGCATAATATCTCGGTGCCGCCATTGCGCCCACCCACTGCGTAATCCAGTTATATCCCGCAAACGATCCCCCCACCCAGAGCATGCTCAACGCCAACCTCAACTCCGCGGAAGTCATAGACAGGCGGGGCAGAAACCGCTTCAAAAAAGCATTCACCAGAAGCCATGCCACAAAGGGCAACAACACCGCCAGAGGCAGATTCGCCATCGCCATATGTGCAGAACGAGATTTGAACTCCAAAAACGTTGCGGCAACACAGGCAAAAACCAAGGTGGCCGAGAAAAGCACCACGACAGTCCAGCGCAGGCTATCCTCGGCCAACTCAGATGATGGAAAGAGTTTCCTTTTGATTTCAGCCATTTTTCACCCTACTCCACTGCACCGTAATGCGGTCCCCAATCCGCCGCAATCTCCCGACCAAGAGCCTCAAGAGCAATACCATCCGCTGCATTCAGAGGTGTAAAACGCCGCGCCCACTCCAAGTTCTGCACAAGCTCTGCCTCCGAAAACATGCCGATCACAGCCGTGCAAACACCGGGCAATCCCAGCGCGTAACGCAGAGCCAACTCGTGATCGTGCGATCCATGCGCGGCCAAAGCCGAAGTCCTGGGCGTTTGATACGTCATTCCCTGCGCCCCGCCATAAACCTTCATTGCCGCCACGCCCACATTCTGCTCATACGCCAGAGGCAACACCTCATTCTCAAAATTATAAGTATAGCGATCCGCGAGATTTATGGCGAGCATCACCACATCTATATCCGCCTCCCGCAACACACGAGCGGTCCTCCAGGGTGCATTGTGCGCTGTCACCCCTATAAATCGCGTCCAGCCCCGCCGCTGGGCTTCCCGCAGCCCTGCCAGCGCACCGTCGGGAGCCAGCACCCGATCTACATCTCTACGGCCCATCGAATGCACATAAACCAGATCCACGTGATCTGTCTGTAAATCTTTCAGCCCATTCTCCAATATCTTCAGAGCTTGTTCCGCTTCATCCGCCGCTGTCTTGGTCACCAAAAACACCTCATCTCGCCGCTCCGCCATCACCTGCCCCAGTTGAACATGTGCGCGACCATATCCGGGCGCTGTATCGATATACGTCACCCCCAGATCAATCACCTTATGGCAAAGCGCAATGGCGTCCTCGTCTGAAAGTCCCATCCCGCCAGGAGCAGATCCATATCCCAAAATGGGCACCCGCTCCCCGGTCTTGCCCAAGACTCTATGGGGAAGCGTACCCGTCGTAACCTCTCGTACAGTATCCTGCGCCATGATACCCTCCTGATATAGTATTCAAAATCGCAAATCCCATGTTTGTAATATGGTATCACAGAACTTGTCTTGTCAACCTTTGATCTATTGTGTGGCTTGATTTTTATATTCAGCCCCTTATATTGCCCTGCGTCTCCTCAATCAAAATGAAAAATCCAACGTCTGTGGGAGGAAATGTGAACAAAATGAACGTGCTATTCATCGCCGTGGATGATCTTCGTCCTCAACTCGGTTGTTACGGTCAGGATTTTGTACAGTCGCCAAACATCGACCAATTGGCCGCAGAGGGCGTCCTATTCGAGCGGGCCTACTGCCAGCAAGCCGTATGCGCGCCTTCTCGATCGAGCGTCCTGAGCGGCTGCCGCCCGGATACGACCACAATTTACGATTTACAGACCCCCTTGCGGTCCGTGATGCCCGATGTCCTCTCGCTACCACAGCACTTCAAGCAGCACGGCTACGAAACGCGCTCCATCGGAAAAATCTACCACCACAGAAGCGATGATCTGCAAGGATGGTCAGCAGAACCACACGTCTCAACAGGTGATTGGAAGGGACGGGGCTACCTGACGGATGAAGCGATGGAAGTGATTGAGCGGACAGATGTACAGATGGCTGCTACAGGATCCACGCGACGGGGTCTGGGACCGGCTTTCGAGGCCGCAGACGTTCCAGACAATGCCTATCACGACGGCAAGGACGCCGATCACGCCATCAAAACGCTCAACGAATTGCGCGATCAACCCTTCTTCCTCGCCGTGGGCTTTCACAAACCCCATCTGCCCTTCAACGCCCCAAAGCACCACTGGGATGTTTATGATCGGGAAGCATTGCCACTCGCCCTGAATACCAGCGCACCGGAGAACGTCACCGAATATTCTCTAACTGAATTCGGCGAGCTTCGCAGCTACTTTGGAATGCCCAGGGAGGGACCGATACCCGAGGACCTATCGCGCACATTGGTCCACGGCTACTGCGCGTGTGTCTCGTATATGGACGCGCAGGTCGGGCGCGTACTCGACGAAGTCGAACGACTCGGCCTCAAAGAGAACACCGTTGTAATCCTGTGGGGAGA
The DNA window shown above is from Gemmatimonadota bacterium and carries:
- a CDS encoding aldo/keto reductase; this translates as MAQDTVREVTTGTLPHRVLGKTGERVPILGYGSAPGGMGLSDEDAIALCHKVIDLGVTYIDTAPGYGRAHVQLGQVMAERRDEVFLVTKTAADEAEQALKILENGLKDLQTDHVDLVYVHSMGRRDVDRVLAPDGALAGLREAQRRGWTRFIGVTAHNAPWRTARVLREADIDVVMLAINLADRYTYNFENEVLPLAYEQNVGVAAMKVYGGAQGMTYQTPRTSALAAHGSHDHELALRYALGLPGVCTAVIGMFSEAELVQNLEWARRFTPLNAADGIALEALGREIAADWGPHYGAVE
- a CDS encoding sulfatase — its product is MNVLFIAVDDLRPQLGCYGQDFVQSPNIDQLAAEGVLFERAYCQQAVCAPSRSSVLSGCRPDTTTIYDLQTPLRSVMPDVLSLPQHFKQHGYETRSIGKIYHHRSDDLQGWSAEPHVSTGDWKGRGYLTDEAMEVIERTDVQMAATGSTRRGLGPAFEAADVPDNAYHDGKDADHAIKTLNELRDQPFFLAVGFHKPHLPFNAPKHHWDVYDREALPLALNTSAPENVTEYSLTEFGELRSYFGMPREGPIPEDLSRTLVHGYCACVSYMDAQVGRVLDEVERLGLKENTVVILWGDHGWKLGEHGSWCKHTNFDIDTHAPMIVRSPERGKAGAKASGLTEFVDMYPSLCDLCDLPLPDHLEGQSFVPLMEEPDRTWKQAAFSQYPRSGVMGYTIKTDDFRYTEWQSKDTGEVKARELYDHREDAAENVNAAEDIRYAETVGELEKVIKKGWEAARA